From a single Shewanella denitrificans OS217 genomic region:
- a CDS encoding PhoH family protein, with protein MKQDRRKLFVLDTNVLLHEPLAIYSFKEHDVVIPMTVLEELDNIKDRKHDISRDARVAIRALEDILGGPTTPEQILKGVPLPSREGHLDVAGSLSIFPDHQVDFIAGALPGDNNDNLIINVALHLQKVHKPRTVVLVTKDINMRLKAKGAGIEKVEDYRTDQLIDDIRFLAKGFYQFEGDFWSKLDKVTTERQGKHTIHHVPIAALGKEAFYLNQYLLDDEANFCGRITGKTDTQLDIIDLGRDRLNHIEAWGIKPKNIYQGMALNALLDPEIDLVILTGPAGCGKTLLAIAAALELVVERKRYDKIIVTRNTPEIAESIGFLPGTEEEKMAPWLAAITDTLEVLHKNDVNPSGSMNYIMEKANIQFKSINFMRGRSIQNSVVLLDECQNLTASQIKTMITRMGEGTKLICCGNLSQIDSTYLTAVTSGLTYIVERFKDFEGSANVYLNGVVRSRLAEYAEEHL; from the coding sequence ATGAAACAAGACCGCAGAAAATTGTTTGTACTGGATACCAATGTGTTGCTGCACGAGCCTTTGGCGATTTACTCGTTTAAGGAACACGATGTGGTGATCCCCATGACTGTGCTTGAAGAACTCGATAACATCAAAGACAGGAAGCACGATATTAGCCGAGATGCTAGGGTGGCTATTCGCGCCTTAGAAGATATCCTCGGTGGCCCCACTACCCCTGAACAAATTCTAAAAGGCGTGCCCTTACCCAGCAGAGAAGGCCATCTGGATGTGGCGGGCAGCTTATCCATTTTCCCTGACCACCAAGTGGACTTCATCGCAGGCGCCCTGCCGGGTGACAATAACGACAACCTGATCATCAACGTCGCCTTACACCTACAAAAAGTGCATAAGCCGCGCACTGTAGTGCTAGTGACTAAAGACATTAATATGCGCCTTAAAGCCAAGGGCGCTGGCATAGAAAAAGTTGAAGATTACCGCACAGATCAATTGATTGATGATATCCGTTTTCTGGCCAAAGGCTTCTATCAATTTGAAGGGGATTTCTGGTCAAAACTGGATAAAGTCACCACTGAGCGCCAGGGCAAGCACACCATTCACCATGTGCCTATAGCGGCCTTAGGCAAGGAGGCGTTCTACCTTAACCAATATTTACTGGATGATGAAGCCAACTTCTGTGGCCGTATTACCGGTAAGACGGACACTCAGCTAGACATAATCGATCTGGGCCGTGACAGGTTAAATCATATAGAAGCCTGGGGTATTAAGCCTAAGAATATCTATCAAGGGATGGCACTCAATGCTTTACTCGATCCTGAAATTGATTTGGTTATTCTCACCGGCCCCGCAGGTTGCGGTAAGACATTATTGGCCATAGCCGCAGCCCTAGAACTTGTGGTGGAGCGTAAGCGCTATGACAAGATCATAGTCACTCGAAATACCCCAGAAATAGCCGAGTCCATCGGTTTCTTGCCCGGCACGGAAGAAGAGAAAATGGCGCCTTGGCTTGCTGCCATTACTGACACTTTAGAAGTACTGCATAAAAATGATGTGAATCCCAGTGGCAGCATGAATTACATCATGGAGAAGGCCAACATTCAGTTTAAGTCGATAAACTTTATGCGCGGCCGCTCGATTCAAAACTCTGTGGTCTTGCTCGATGAATGCCAAAACCTCACCGCATCGCAAATAAAAACCATGATAACCCGCATGGGGGAGGGCACTAAATTGATCTGTTGTGGCAACTTGTCCCAAATTGACTCGACGTATTTAACTGCCGTCACCTCAGGACTCACTTACATAGTCGAGCGCTTTAAAGACTTTGAAGGCAGTGCCAATGTGTACTTAAATGGCGTGGTACGTTCACGCTTAGCCGAGTACGCTGAAGAACATTTATAA
- a CDS encoding response regulator, producing the protein MKSTEPDLQLKSPIQRNYNRAVFYTYIGVIVMALLSAWVLFDRQKVQLIEQREEQVARHVLQIDLLLESSIRAVKSLRNVAVDHLRLGELARKDMLPEYEKFNQDGQFFTLEPSYANGGEPFTNMGRITGSGSLKNRSDKFYQELEMLFELSLSFPVAKEAAPKASSIYYISNQRIMSSYPWSANEQGFREELLNKNQFRLATPEMNPQRSVFWSQAYVDVSEQGLLTTLGLPVYLENEFIGSINLDMTLSSLAKQIRMYFKMPGTVILLDQQNNILSHSDFDSTEMNRVYHISQRIPSELHSLAESEIFDAHEGVLRNGYYIHSVALHNAPWRLLYLQEESALFQDAWDKLQLTFLLVVLALSVLVTIVHWQTRRAFVSPASRLLTHLEVCSQSPIKPPHKITSGWEPWFQLVSRIFEENKQYTLHLAEQNKRLDNLVAKRTQRLRETTERREREYALLRSLIDSIPEAIVFKDQEGKYLGCNKSAEHMLGYSESEMIGMTSVELTSPEQGARIRLEDSQVLKDRAALRYQEKVDISGKSVLLDILKLPFYNRRGELLGLISVWRDVTREYQSAEQLRLSEERYHLAMDAVEDGLWDWYLDSEQIICNPSYYSMLGYETNEFPALISSIEELIHPDDRDRVKTYRDLYLSEPSGAYETEFRMRTKSGRYLWVLSRGRVVEFTADGMPSRMLGTHKDITRQKSNEVALLEAKHDAELANMYKSEFLANMSHEIRTPMNAIIGMLQLASRTQLTLQQQDYLNKAGFSAESLLRIINDILDFSKIEAGKLELESVPFSLEKVLDHVIDMNALSAQEKGVELLLFSPLTTGLTLKGDPLRLGQVLVNLLSNAVKFTQDGEIELGCEDVGERDTQISLKFWVRDTGIGISREQQANLFDAFSQADGSTTRQYGGTGLGLSISKHLVSMMGGNLSVESEPQQGSTFSFTLSFDIAKELPQQPLVVPKQLNNLTSLVVDDNPSALQIYSTLLRDFSFGVNTATGGAEAIERLLQQDIDLLLLDWMMPVVSGGMVIKAVDEMIADGRLKKRPVIIIMTAYSTEPLNLELDKYEYQAVLQKPFKASSLFDEIIGAFAAPAKIKQEIAEQVEPQPLQSGLILLVEDNFINQQVASELLKSAGYDVVIADNGQIALDLVAKQEFDAVLMDIQMPVMDGLTAAKILRETYSTQQLPIIAMTAHAMSGDKEKSLNAGMNAHITKPIVLTELFETLAYWIALKNQG; encoded by the coding sequence ATGAAATCGACTGAGCCAGACTTACAATTAAAATCCCCTATTCAGCGAAATTATAACCGCGCCGTTTTCTATACCTATATTGGTGTGATTGTCATGGCCTTGTTGTCGGCATGGGTGTTATTCGATAGGCAAAAAGTACAACTTATCGAACAGCGGGAAGAGCAAGTGGCACGTCACGTGTTGCAAATTGACTTGTTGCTGGAGTCGAGCATTCGTGCGGTGAAGAGCCTGCGCAATGTTGCGGTGGATCACCTAAGACTCGGCGAGCTGGCGCGCAAGGACATGTTGCCCGAGTATGAAAAATTTAATCAAGATGGACAATTTTTTACCTTAGAACCTAGTTATGCCAACGGCGGCGAACCTTTTACTAATATGGGCCGCATTACAGGTTCAGGTTCACTTAAAAACCGCAGCGATAAGTTTTATCAAGAGCTGGAAATGCTGTTTGAATTGTCGCTGTCATTCCCAGTGGCTAAAGAAGCCGCCCCCAAGGCCTCCTCGATTTATTACATCTCCAATCAAAGGATTATGTCATCCTACCCTTGGTCTGCCAATGAGCAAGGCTTTCGGGAAGAGTTGCTCAACAAAAACCAATTTAGGCTGGCAACCCCTGAGATGAATCCTCAGCGCAGTGTATTCTGGAGCCAAGCTTATGTGGACGTGTCTGAGCAGGGCTTGCTCACCACCTTAGGCCTACCGGTTTACCTTGAGAATGAATTTATCGGCTCCATCAATTTAGACATGACCTTGTCGTCACTGGCTAAGCAAATACGCATGTATTTTAAGATGCCAGGCACAGTTATCTTGCTGGATCAGCAAAACAATATCTTGTCCCATAGCGATTTCGATAGCACTGAGATGAACCGTGTCTATCACATCAGTCAGCGTATTCCTTCCGAATTACATTCGTTGGCCGAGTCGGAAATATTCGACGCCCATGAAGGCGTTCTGCGTAATGGCTATTACATTCACTCTGTGGCTTTGCATAACGCCCCTTGGCGACTGCTTTATTTACAAGAAGAAAGCGCGCTGTTTCAAGATGCTTGGGACAAATTACAGTTAACCTTCTTGCTGGTGGTGTTGGCCCTCTCTGTGCTGGTGACTATAGTCCATTGGCAGACGCGCCGCGCCTTCGTAAGCCCTGCATCAAGGCTGCTGACTCACCTTGAAGTGTGCTCGCAATCGCCGATTAAGCCGCCCCATAAAATCACCTCAGGCTGGGAGCCTTGGTTTCAGTTGGTGAGCCGCATTTTCGAAGAAAACAAACAATACACCTTGCATTTGGCCGAGCAAAATAAGCGCTTGGATAACTTAGTGGCCAAACGCACCCAAAGGTTGAGAGAAACCACTGAAAGGCGAGAGCGCGAATATGCCTTGCTGCGCTCCTTGATTGACTCTATTCCAGAGGCGATTGTCTTTAAAGATCAAGAAGGTAAGTACTTAGGTTGTAATAAATCTGCCGAGCACATGCTGGGTTACAGCGAAAGCGAAATGATCGGCATGACCTCGGTTGAGCTGACAAGCCCTGAGCAAGGGGCGCGGATCCGCTTAGAAGACAGTCAAGTACTCAAAGACAGGGCCGCATTGCGTTACCAAGAAAAGGTGGATATTTCAGGCAAATCTGTGCTGCTGGACATCTTAAAATTACCTTTCTACAATCGCCGCGGCGAGCTATTGGGGCTAATTTCTGTCTGGCGCGATGTCACCCGCGAGTACCAATCGGCGGAGCAGCTTCGGCTGTCAGAAGAGCGCTATCACTTGGCCATGGATGCAGTAGAAGATGGCCTGTGGGATTGGTATTTAGACTCAGAGCAAATCATCTGTAACCCGTCTTATTATTCTATGCTGGGCTATGAGACCAATGAATTTCCGGCGTTAATTTCATCCATCGAAGAGCTTATCCACCCCGATGATAGGGACAGGGTAAAAACCTACCGCGATCTCTACCTAAGTGAACCCAGCGGCGCCTACGAAACAGAATTTAGAATGCGCACTAAGTCAGGGCGTTATTTGTGGGTGCTCTCCCGTGGCCGAGTGGTAGAGTTTACCGCCGATGGCATGCCGAGCCGTATGCTGGGTACCCATAAGGATATTACCCGTCAAAAGAGCAATGAAGTGGCGCTGCTGGAAGCTAAGCACGACGCCGAATTGGCCAACATGTATAAGAGTGAATTCTTGGCCAACATGAGTCATGAAATTCGCACCCCGATGAATGCCATTATCGGCATGTTGCAGCTGGCATCTCGTACTCAGTTGACCCTGCAGCAGCAAGATTACCTTAATAAAGCGGGCTTCTCTGCCGAGTCATTATTAAGAATTATCAACGATATTCTCGATTTCTCTAAAATCGAAGCCGGCAAGCTTGAGCTTGAAAGTGTGCCATTCTCCTTGGAGAAAGTGCTGGATCATGTGATTGACATGAATGCCTTAAGCGCCCAAGAGAAAGGCGTCGAGTTATTGCTGTTCTCACCACTAACCACAGGCTTAACCTTAAAAGGCGATCCGCTGCGGTTAGGGCAAGTGTTAGTCAACTTGTTGTCTAACGCGGTGAAGTTCACTCAAGACGGTGAGATTGAGCTGGGTTGTGAAGACGTGGGCGAACGCGATACCCAAATCAGCCTTAAGTTTTGGGTGCGCGATACCGGTATAGGCATCAGCCGTGAACAACAAGCGAATCTATTTGATGCCTTCTCACAGGCTGACGGCTCAACCACCCGTCAATATGGCGGCACAGGGTTAGGCTTGTCCATCAGTAAACATTTAGTGTCCATGATGGGCGGTAACTTAAGTGTTGAATCAGAGCCGCAGCAGGGCAGCACCTTTAGTTTCACTCTCAGCTTTGACATAGCCAAAGAACTGCCGCAACAGCCGTTAGTCGTGCCTAAGCAGTTAAATAACTTGACTAGTTTAGTGGTGGATGACAATCCGAGCGCGCTGCAAATTTACTCTACTTTATTGCGTGACTTCAGCTTTGGGGTGAATACTGCCACCGGCGGCGCAGAAGCAATCGAGCGCTTATTACAGCAAGACATAGACTTACTCTTACTAGACTGGATGATGCCAGTGGTGAGTGGCGGCATGGTGATTAAAGCCGTGGATGAAATGATTGCCGATGGTCGCCTTAAGAAACGTCCGGTTATCATCATAATGACGGCCTATTCCACAGAGCCATTGAATCTAGAATTAGATAAATACGAATATCAAGCCGTGCTGCAAAAGCCCTTTAAAGCCTCATCCTTATTCGATGAAATTATTGGTGCATTCGCAGCGCCGGCCAAAATTAAGCAAGAAATTGCCGAACAAGTCGAACCACAGCCGCTGCAATCAGGGTTGATTTTGTTGGTCGAGGATAACTTTATTAACCAACAAGTGGCCAGCGAGTTACTCAAGAGCGCAGGCTATGATGTAGTGATCGCCGACAATGGTCAAATCGCCTTAGATTTGGTGGCAAAACAAGAATTTGATGCAGTGCTGATGGACATTCAAATGCCAGTGATGGATGGCTTAACCGCGGCCAAAATCTTAAGAGAAACCTACAGCACGCAGCAATTACCTATTATCGCTATGACAGCGCACGCCATGTCAGGGGATAAAGAAAAGAGTTTGAACGCCGGCATGAACGCCCATATCACTAAGCCAATCGTGTTGACTGAATTGTTTGAGACGCTGGCCTATTGGATAGCCTTAAAAAACCAAGGCTAA
- a CDS encoding protein kinase domain-containing protein, with protein sequence MQVPQLQHFYINEEQSIYLLKANDARQHKAWIRLCKQQLSKLGYAQIEFIGKGAYGFVFAGINQNNQSHVFKFSRINLPQNIQDRLEEEAYMLSQVQHPNVPKAIKFQRVGKQGILVMERGKGEDLDKICLRLGALPAAMILSIARQLADILVYLRQGKPLVHGDIKPSNLVYDIATDHLSLIDWGSAVFAQQDEHYHGVADNVMALMSHSQQDTNARMGDVYFIGEEQLNGAQSTPRFDEQGVAATLYALASGQISRFGCRVIPATSIGLPVELAKTLTAMLSEDPHTRRLGGDYFIKSLCNGPKLYLPTLNTLPHTAQIPVWSQSKTKQVETVCYSSRKSFLKEHNTQDPIEKMDDIQLEKYYRNFMAGMGDTEKGFIAAVSRVGQYPIVGGLAIHWQETGVYIDSNLAIYDPKAKAALIQAVNNMVTLARGIRRIGVFKVCFFNAKDTLHLERADSSSPFISASDFPLPFEVGDVPTLEDKSRLHSYFEDGKDPDENLELPNEIMTELGWLNQIHHTGCIIFEALPNHLKIHSYLRLLNPRKQAAFRASLDRILFHASKIQGQGVSGFMKLPYKNTRHFEFIEQQPERFYPKNPKQT encoded by the coding sequence TTGCAAGTACCTCAGTTACAGCATTTTTACATCAATGAAGAGCAATCGATATATTTGCTTAAGGCTAATGATGCGCGCCAGCATAAGGCGTGGATCCGCCTGTGTAAGCAGCAGCTAAGCAAACTGGGTTATGCACAAATCGAATTTATTGGTAAAGGGGCATATGGCTTTGTATTTGCGGGAATAAACCAAAATAACCAATCACATGTGTTTAAATTTTCGCGAATTAATTTGCCGCAAAATATCCAAGACCGCTTAGAGGAAGAAGCCTATATGCTGTCGCAAGTGCAGCATCCCAACGTGCCTAAGGCTATTAAATTCCAGCGTGTCGGCAAGCAAGGGATCTTAGTGATGGAGCGCGGCAAAGGGGAAGACTTAGACAAAATTTGCCTGCGTTTAGGCGCCTTACCAGCGGCGATGATCTTAAGCATTGCCCGTCAGTTAGCCGATATTCTGGTGTATTTACGCCAGGGAAAACCTTTGGTCCATGGCGATATCAAGCCGTCAAACCTGGTCTACGATATAGCCACTGACCATTTATCGCTGATCGATTGGGGTTCGGCGGTATTTGCCCAGCAAGATGAGCATTATCATGGGGTGGCTGACAATGTTATGGCCTTGATGTCTCACTCTCAGCAAGACACCAATGCCCGCATGGGCGATGTGTATTTTATCGGTGAAGAGCAACTCAATGGTGCCCAATCTACCCCTAGATTCGATGAACAAGGGGTGGCAGCAACCTTATATGCCTTAGCATCGGGGCAAATAAGCCGTTTTGGCTGCCGCGTTATTCCCGCCACCAGCATAGGCCTGCCCGTGGAGCTGGCGAAAACCTTAACTGCCATGTTAAGTGAGGATCCCCACACCCGCCGCCTTGGGGGGGATTATTTTATCAAGAGTCTATGCAATGGCCCCAAATTATACCTGCCCACACTCAATACGCTCCCTCACACGGCGCAAATTCCAGTCTGGAGCCAATCTAAGACGAAACAGGTGGAAACCGTATGCTATAGCTCACGTAAATCCTTCTTGAAAGAGCACAATACTCAAGATCCCATAGAAAAAATGGATGATATCCAGCTAGAGAAGTATTACCGCAATTTTATGGCAGGCATGGGAGATACTGAGAAAGGCTTTATTGCCGCCGTGAGCCGCGTTGGTCAATATCCCATAGTGGGTGGTCTGGCGATTCATTGGCAGGAGACTGGCGTCTATATCGACTCAAATTTAGCGATTTATGACCCCAAAGCTAAGGCGGCACTTATTCAAGCTGTGAATAATATGGTGACCTTGGCCCGAGGCATTAGGCGCATTGGGGTATTTAAGGTCTGCTTCTTTAATGCTAAAGATACCTTGCACTTGGAGCGGGCAGACTCATCCTCCCCCTTTATCTCAGCCAGTGATTTCCCCTTGCCCTTCGAGGTCGGTGATGTGCCCACCCTTGAAGACAAGTCGCGATTGCATTCGTATTTTGAGGACGGTAAAGATCCCGATGAAAATCTAGAATTACCCAATGAAATCATGACTGAACTGGGCTGGCTCAACCAAATTCACCATACAGGCTGCATTATTTTTGAGGCCTTGCCGAATCACCTTAAGATCCATAGCTACTTAAGACTGCTCAATCCCAGAAAACAGGCCGCCTTTCGGGCAAGCCTTGACAGGATATTATTCCACGCCAGTAAAATTCAAGGCCAAGGCGTATCAGGCTTTATGAAGCTGCCCTATAAAAATACCCGTCACTTTGAGTTTATCGAACAACAACCCGAGCGGTTTTACCCAAAAAACCCTAAGCAAACATAG
- a CDS encoding thiopurine S-methyltransferase, translated as MEPNFWHDKWHQQLIGFHQASVNALLLTHWQQLEIKPQGQVFVPLCGKSLDMCYLAELGHNVLGCELNLSAVEQFYAENQLTVTCEPIGEHQFFDCEQVQIWQGDIFTLAPKITQDISGFYDRAALIAWPESLRQAYVKQLAKLIPQGCRGLLVTLDYPQETLQGPPFAVSPTWVETHLSEYFDITLLACRDVLDDNPRFIKKDVPWLNESAYLLKRK; from the coding sequence ATGGAGCCGAATTTTTGGCATGATAAATGGCATCAGCAACTCATAGGTTTTCACCAAGCCAGCGTGAATGCCCTGTTATTGACTCATTGGCAGCAGCTTGAAATCAAGCCACAAGGACAAGTGTTTGTGCCTTTGTGCGGTAAATCCTTAGACATGTGCTATTTGGCCGAACTTGGCCATAACGTACTTGGCTGTGAGCTTAATTTAAGCGCCGTTGAGCAGTTTTATGCTGAAAATCAGTTGACGGTAACATGCGAACCTATTGGCGAACACCAGTTTTTTGATTGTGAGCAGGTACAAATTTGGCAAGGGGATATTTTCACCTTAGCCCCAAAAATAACTCAAGACATAAGCGGCTTTTATGACAGGGCGGCCTTGATTGCTTGGCCAGAATCACTGCGCCAGGCTTATGTGAAGCAACTTGCCAAGCTCATCCCCCAAGGCTGCAGAGGGTTACTGGTGACCTTAGATTACCCCCAAGAGACATTGCAAGGCCCGCCGTTTGCAGTGAGCCCAACTTGGGTTGAGACCCACCTGAGTGAATATTTTGACATAACACTACTAGCTTGCCGAGACGTGCTGGACGATAACCCTAGGTTCATTAAAAAAGATGTGCCTTGGCTAAATGAATCGGCTTACCTACTTAAGCGAAAGTGA
- the tcdA gene encoding tRNA cyclic N6-threonylcarbamoyladenosine(37) synthase TcdA gives MLSESYLSRFAGIGRLYGQDALVKFSQSHVMVIGIGGVGTWVAEALARSGIGQISLMDLDDICVTNSNRQSHALASTIGQSKVAVMAARLRDINPECKVNEIEDFLTLDNLGEHLVPKAEGGELDFVVDCIDAVKQKAALIAWCKRNKLPLVTVGGAGGQTDPTQIQLLDLSKTYQDPLLAKVRNILRKDYNFSKNPQRRFAVDAVFSSQHLVYPQNDGSVCNTKAGADGSMRMDCASGFGAVTMVTGTFGFVAASRVLAKLAL, from the coding sequence ATGTTGTCAGAATCCTATCTTTCTCGTTTCGCTGGTATTGGCCGCCTCTATGGTCAAGATGCCTTGGTCAAATTCTCTCAATCTCATGTGATGGTTATCGGCATAGGTGGGGTAGGGACTTGGGTTGCCGAAGCGTTAGCAAGGAGCGGCATAGGACAGATAAGCCTGATGGATTTAGATGATATTTGTGTCACCAATAGCAATCGTCAATCCCACGCGCTGGCGTCCACCATAGGTCAATCTAAGGTGGCTGTGATGGCTGCGCGCCTTAGGGATATCAATCCTGAGTGCAAGGTGAATGAAATTGAAGATTTTCTGACCCTAGATAATCTTGGCGAGCATTTAGTGCCTAAGGCCGAGGGCGGTGAGCTCGATTTTGTGGTCGACTGTATTGATGCGGTAAAGCAAAAAGCCGCCTTAATCGCTTGGTGTAAACGCAATAAGCTACCTTTAGTGACAGTCGGTGGTGCGGGGGGGCAAACGGATCCCACTCAAATTCAATTGCTCGATCTTTCAAAGACCTATCAAGACCCATTACTGGCAAAAGTGCGAAATATACTTCGAAAAGATTATAACTTCTCTAAAAACCCCCAACGGCGTTTTGCCGTCGATGCGGTGTTTTCGAGTCAGCATTTAGTGTATCCACAAAATGATGGCAGTGTCTGCAACACTAAGGCTGGAGCCGATGGCAGTATGCGGATGGATTGTGCGTCAGGATTTGGCGCCGTCACTATGGTAACGGGCACCTTTGGCTTTGTGGCGGCGAGCCGAGTATTGGCGAAATTGGCGCTATAA
- a CDS encoding sensor histidine kinase → MKLSTSQLLKSPIGRRLMLSIVLFSSFITLLTTGYQLINDYRTDVQRIDQAFSSIEKANLEVLAASIWVIDEKLINTQLKGLSQLSDITYVSIKDDSEQEWQLGTKKTANTIEKQYDLLYRPADNTKVGTLVVQADLNFIYNKLYDKAILILLSNGVKTFLVAGFILFLVWIHVTKHLLNLSQYCNEIDFKKPFTPLKFERKAFKDEFHSVAQAINHMQHQVRLSLDELQNSKFQLQDSLADRERLLEIERSYKQELAAQVKAQTAELELSLARLKKAQQVMVEQEKMAALGGLVSGVAHEINTPIGICLTAASAQLVHVDELILLIHSDDATLEQINGILLDYQQSCKLIINNITKASNLIQKFKTIAAEQQNEKSVQFNIYQLLMGVLDASKLIHPTLDVDIGIEVDKNLCITANYSLVNQIVTNIVSNIYYHGFNEIDKPKLIIKVEIAQMQASIALHNNGVAIPEEVSAHMFEPFFTTARHKGGTGLGLSAAFNAATLLKGKIDYQANSPLGGPLFTLLFPIERQHEYVI, encoded by the coding sequence ATGAAGCTAAGCACTAGCCAACTGTTAAAGAGCCCTATCGGCCGGCGACTCATGCTGTCAATCGTGCTATTCAGCTCATTTATTACTTTATTGACCACTGGCTATCAGCTCATTAATGACTATCGAACCGATGTCCAGCGCATTGACCAAGCCTTCTCCAGCATTGAAAAGGCAAACTTAGAGGTATTAGCGGCCAGTATTTGGGTTATCGATGAAAAGTTGATTAACACCCAATTAAAGGGCTTGAGTCAATTATCCGACATTACTTATGTATCGATTAAAGATGACAGTGAACAAGAATGGCAACTGGGCACAAAAAAAACCGCCAACACAATCGAAAAACAATACGATTTACTTTATCGTCCCGCCGATAATACTAAGGTCGGGACCTTAGTGGTGCAGGCTGACCTAAATTTTATTTATAACAAACTCTATGACAAAGCCATTTTGATCTTATTGTCCAATGGGGTTAAGACCTTTCTTGTGGCCGGTTTTATTCTTTTTTTAGTGTGGATCCATGTCACCAAACACTTATTAAACCTCAGCCAATATTGCAACGAAATCGATTTTAAAAAGCCTTTCACCCCACTCAAATTTGAGCGAAAAGCCTTCAAGGATGAATTCCATTCGGTAGCGCAAGCCATTAATCACATGCAACATCAGGTTCGATTGTCGCTGGATGAATTGCAAAATTCTAAATTCCAATTACAAGATTCGTTAGCCGACCGGGAGCGGTTACTGGAAATTGAACGCAGCTATAAACAAGAACTGGCAGCTCAAGTTAAAGCCCAAACGGCAGAATTAGAGCTCTCTTTAGCTAGGCTCAAGAAAGCCCAACAAGTCATGGTCGAGCAGGAAAAAATGGCCGCTTTGGGCGGCTTAGTCTCTGGGGTTGCCCATGAAATCAACACCCCTATTGGCATTTGCTTAACCGCTGCCAGTGCTCAGCTGGTGCATGTTGATGAACTCATCCTATTAATCCACAGCGATGATGCCACCTTAGAGCAAATCAACGGCATACTGCTCGATTACCAACAGAGCTGTAAGCTCATCATCAACAACATCACTAAAGCCAGCAACCTAATTCAGAAGTTTAAAACCATTGCCGCAGAGCAGCAAAATGAAAAGAGTGTACAGTTCAATATCTATCAGCTGTTAATGGGGGTTCTCGATGCCAGCAAGCTTATCCACCCAACACTGGATGTCGACATAGGCATAGAAGTGGATAAAAACTTATGCATTACCGCAAACTACAGCTTAGTTAATCAGATTGTAACCAATATAGTGTCGAATATTTATTACCATGGTTTCAATGAAATAGATAAACCTAAGCTGATCATAAAGGTCGAGATTGCACAGATGCAGGCGAGCATTGCCTTACACAACAACGGCGTTGCGATCCCAGAAGAAGTGTCGGCCCATATGTTCGAGCCTTTCTTTACTACCGCTCGTCATAAAGGAGGCACAGGGCTTGGTTTATCGGCGGCATTTAATGCCGCAACCTTACTCAAAGGCAAGATAGATTATCAGGCAAACTCCCCTTTGGGCGGCCCACTATTTACCCTGTTGTTCCCCATAGAGCGTCAACATGAATATGTAATCTAA
- a CDS encoding superinfection exclusion B family protein, producing the protein MMKMKLASMTQVANKKVLMSFMSWWVLACGALLLMPTKILVALSLQDFVTHYADFIGLGLIVGVAYFLSQLLGFFVDESIVHLNNKRSIETIESKVKLLDPAERALLREFFLQGATILTLPQDELAVRSLVETQILEVVGNVRHYAIQGPTAEYKITMRARIYLNRDVLRLPAGEPSKEELSNLIKARPQFVSGLVQQRKHAA; encoded by the coding sequence ATGATGAAGATGAAATTAGCGAGCATGACCCAAGTGGCGAATAAAAAAGTATTGATGAGTTTTATGTCTTGGTGGGTATTGGCTTGTGGTGCTTTACTATTAATGCCAACAAAAATCCTCGTGGCATTATCACTGCAAGACTTCGTGACGCATTATGCAGACTTTATTGGTCTGGGATTAATTGTTGGCGTGGCCTACTTTCTAAGCCAATTGCTGGGATTTTTTGTCGATGAGTCTATAGTGCATCTCAATAACAAGCGCTCAATCGAAACCATAGAATCTAAGGTAAAATTACTTGACCCAGCAGAGCGGGCCTTATTAAGAGAATTCTTCTTACAAGGGGCCACCATATTGACCTTGCCACAAGATGAATTGGCAGTGAGAAGTTTAGTTGAGACACAAATTCTAGAAGTCGTCGGTAATGTGCGCCATTATGCGATTCAAGGGCCGACCGCCGAATATAAAATTACCATGCGAGCGCGCATTTACCTCAATCGTGATGTGCTCAGATTACCCGCTGGTGAGCCAAGTAAAGAAGAGCTATCAAATTTAATTAAGGCAAGACCTCAGTTTGTCTCTGGCCTAGTGCAGCAACGAAAGCACGCAGCATAA
- a CDS encoding DUF3149 domain-containing protein produces MAFWLDLMFGNFIGLLSMIVIFCTIGIASYIGWLFVVKSAPIEKK; encoded by the coding sequence ATGGCATTTTGGTTAGATTTAATGTTTGGAAACTTTATCGGCTTGCTCTCTATGATTGTGATTTTTTGCACTATCGGCATAGCGTCTTATATCGGCTGGCTGTTTGTGGTTAAATCGGCACCCATTGAAAAGAAATAA